Proteins encoded in a region of the Pigmentiphaga litoralis genome:
- a CDS encoding LysR family transcriptional regulator: protein MTLKQIEAFYWAANLGSFSIAANRLHVTQSSLSKRIAELEESVGAPLFDRSSRRAQLTECGQRLIALAGQMLDLSEQFRASDLTGTRLTGVCRFGVSELISLTWLPTFTRMVNRDHPALVLEHYVDLARHLERKVVRGELDFAVAPGPGQGTQVTAKVVGRVEFTWVASPGRIDAGTVLRRKELERHPVITMTEGSGLTRAIEVWSQEQGITLQRTLGCNSLMAIVALVLADMGISFLPSQFMEPWLREGALVALKSEPPLPSLNYCFFRRTDDGRTLLETMQDYVTRATDFESPPDCLAPLAKSKNDL, encoded by the coding sequence ATGACACTCAAACAGATCGAAGCTTTCTACTGGGCCGCGAATCTAGGCAGCTTCAGCATCGCCGCCAACCGGCTGCATGTGACCCAATCCTCCTTGTCAAAACGAATTGCCGAACTTGAGGAATCGGTCGGGGCACCTTTGTTCGATCGATCCAGCCGGCGCGCGCAGCTTACCGAGTGCGGTCAGCGCCTGATTGCGCTTGCAGGCCAAATGCTTGATCTATCGGAACAATTTCGCGCCAGCGATCTGACCGGGACGCGGTTGACCGGCGTCTGTCGGTTTGGCGTCAGCGAATTGATTTCACTGACGTGGTTGCCCACGTTCACCCGCATGGTGAACCGGGACCATCCTGCCTTGGTGCTCGAGCACTATGTGGACCTGGCAAGACATCTGGAGCGCAAGGTGGTGCGTGGAGAACTCGATTTTGCCGTTGCCCCCGGGCCGGGTCAGGGAACACAGGTGACGGCAAAGGTGGTCGGCCGCGTCGAATTTACCTGGGTCGCTTCACCCGGACGAATCGACGCCGGAACGGTCCTGCGTCGCAAGGAACTTGAGCGGCATCCGGTCATTACGATGACGGAAGGGTCCGGGCTGACACGAGCCATCGAAGTGTGGTCGCAGGAACAAGGCATCACGCTGCAGCGCACCTTGGGGTGCAACAGCCTCATGGCCATCGTTGCGCTGGTGCTTGCAGACATGGGGATCAGCTTTCTTCCGTCCCAGTTCATGGAACCCTGGCTGAGGGAAGGCGCCTTAGTCGCTTTAAAAAGCGAGCCGCCGTTGCCTAGCCTGAACTACTGTTTCTTTCGCCGCACCGATGACGGGCGCACGTTGCTCGAGACAATGCAGGACTACGTGACGCGTGCCACGGATTTCGAGTCACCTCCCGACTGCCTGGCTCCACTTGCAAAGTCGAAAAACGACTTATAA
- the gdhA gene encoding NADP-specific glutamate dehydrogenase, with the protein MIDEKLQPILNEVMNRNAGEQEFHQAVKEVLESLGRVIAKRPYYADNALIERLCEPERQIIFRVPWIDDSGQVQINRGFRVQFNSALGPYKGGIRFHPSVNVGIIKFLGFEQTFKNALTGMPIGGGKGGSDFNPRGRSDREVMRFCQSFMTELHRHLGEYTDVPAGDIGVGGREIGYMFGQYKRLTNKYEAGVLTGKALFHGGSRARREATGYGATYFVERMLATRGETFEGKRTVVSGSGNVAIYTMEKVLEFGGVIAACSDSNGYVIDDNGIDLDLVKEIKEVRRGRLSEYVKLRGAGAHYIVDGSIWDIPCAVAMPSATQNELTGRDAKRLIANGVMAVGEGANMPSTPDAVKLFQDARVLFAPGKAANAGGVATSALEMQQNASRDSWTFEKTETRLAEIMRDIHDRCAETADEYGAPGDYVLGANIAGFVRVAEAMDALGVI; encoded by the coding sequence ATGATCGATGAAAAGCTGCAGCCCATCCTGAACGAAGTCATGAACCGCAATGCCGGCGAACAGGAATTCCATCAAGCCGTCAAAGAAGTCCTGGAAAGCCTGGGCCGCGTGATCGCCAAGCGCCCCTACTACGCCGACAACGCCCTGATCGAACGGCTGTGCGAACCCGAACGCCAGATCATCTTTCGCGTGCCGTGGATCGACGACAGCGGCCAGGTCCAGATCAACCGCGGTTTTCGCGTCCAGTTCAACTCGGCGCTCGGCCCCTACAAGGGCGGCATCCGCTTCCACCCGTCGGTCAACGTCGGCATCATCAAATTCCTGGGTTTTGAGCAGACCTTCAAGAACGCCCTGACCGGCATGCCCATCGGCGGCGGCAAAGGCGGGTCCGACTTCAACCCCCGCGGCCGGTCCGACCGCGAAGTCATGCGCTTCTGCCAATCCTTCATGACCGAACTGCATCGCCACCTGGGCGAATACACCGACGTTCCCGCTGGCGACATCGGCGTCGGCGGCCGCGAAATCGGCTACATGTTCGGCCAATACAAACGCCTCACCAACAAATATGAGGCTGGCGTGCTAACCGGCAAGGCCCTCTTTCACGGCGGATCCCGCGCCCGCCGCGAAGCCACCGGCTACGGCGCCACCTACTTCGTCGAACGCATGCTGGCCACCCGCGGCGAAACGTTTGAAGGTAAACGCACCGTCGTCTCCGGATCCGGCAACGTCGCCATCTACACCATGGAAAAAGTCCTGGAATTCGGCGGCGTCATCGCCGCGTGCTCGGACTCCAACGGCTACGTGATCGACGACAACGGCATCGATTTGGACCTGGTCAAAGAGATCAAGGAAGTGCGCCGCGGCCGTCTGTCGGAGTACGTGAAGCTGCGCGGCGCCGGTGCCCACTACATCGTAGACGGCTCCATCTGGGACATCCCGTGCGCCGTCGCCATGCCGTCCGCCACGCAAAACGAACTGACCGGCCGCGATGCCAAGCGTTTGATTGCCAACGGCGTGATGGCCGTAGGCGAGGGCGCCAACATGCCGTCCACCCCCGATGCCGTCAAGCTGTTCCAGGACGCCCGCGTGCTGTTCGCGCCGGGCAAGGCGGCCAATGCGGGTGGCGTGGCCACGTCGGCCTTGGAGATGCAGCAGAACGCGTCGCGGGATAGCTGGACGTTTGAAAAGACCGAGACACGGTTGGCCGAGATCATGCGGGACATCCATGATCGTTGTGCCGAGACGGCGGACGAGTATGGGGCGCCTGGGGACTATGTGCTGGGGGCGAACATTGCTGGCTTCGTGCGGGTGGCGGAGGCGATGGATGCGTTGGGGGTGATCTGA
- the ydiJ gene encoding D-2-hydroxyglutarate dehydrogenase YdiJ, giving the protein MIPRLSPSDHPTSLTVDFLAELRLRGFEGDITQSHADRTVFATDNSIYQVAPQAIVFPRHEADVIRVAKLADDQRFEAVTFTPRGGGTGTNGQSLTDGIAVDLSRHMNAILEINVEERWARVQAGVVKDQLNAAIEAQGLFFAPELSPSNRATIGGMIATDASGQGSVLYGKTRDHVLELKTVLLDGSTWHSRPLDTAAFDVAKARPDRVGAIHRLLDRIRVDDAELIASTFPKLNRCVTGYDLVHLCDHCGRFNLNSVLCGAEGSLAFVTEAKISLTPIPRCTALLNIRYDSFDAALRDAAALMRLEAAATETVDATVLALARKDSIWLEVAEYFPDDAAGPPQGINVVEFLADDEAALAEKLARVEGMLAVDLGRSGRRGYTVAHGAVAAKAIWSMRKKSVGLLGNMPGERRPVPFVEDTVVPPEHLADYIAEFRAVLDRRGLVYGMFGHVDAGCLHVRPALDMKDPAQEALIRDITDEVVALTRKYRGVLWGEHGKGFRSEYAPEFFGDLYSRMQQIKAAFDPNNQLNPGKIAAPPGRSLTRIDAVRTRGALDRTIPIAVRAANQDSLHCNGNAACFNFDPDDAMCPSWKGTRERRHSPKGRASLMREWLRMLAERGVDPSDIAVRARGQSGWRNVIDVVRRTVNSWSARQGKSDFSTEVKEAMDGCLACKSCVGQCPIKVDVPAFRSRFLELYYGRYLRPAKDGLVASLEHYLPAAAKAPRLVNGVTQSRAGRAVLGGVGLVALPAMTGIDLVAEAARRGARLASAGRFATLTDDEKTRSVAIVQDAFTSFYDTNVVLDLCELLTALGFLPWLVPYRPNGKPQHVLGYLGRFSQTAARNADMLNDLATAGVPLVGIDPSMTLAYRTEYAKTLGADNAPNVMLIQEWLAARLETMPAFDAATRSSWALLPHCTERTNAPAATAAWVDVGARLGVDIEVVASGCCGMAGLYGHERVNRGQSEHIYGLSWAKHVANPSLQGRLAATGYSCRCQAKLVDQAMLPHPVSVLLAQFRANVAHRAAWASEMPS; this is encoded by the coding sequence ATGATTCCTCGCCTGTCGCCCAGTGACCATCCCACCTCATTGACCGTGGATTTTCTTGCCGAATTGCGGCTGCGAGGGTTCGAAGGGGATATCACTCAAAGTCACGCCGACCGGACCGTTTTTGCCACCGACAATTCGATTTACCAAGTGGCTCCGCAGGCGATCGTCTTTCCTCGTCACGAGGCCGACGTCATCCGGGTAGCCAAGTTGGCCGACGACCAACGCTTCGAAGCAGTGACGTTTACGCCGCGCGGAGGGGGCACAGGCACCAACGGTCAATCCCTGACGGACGGTATCGCCGTAGATCTGTCGCGTCACATGAACGCGATCCTTGAGATCAATGTGGAAGAGCGATGGGCGCGCGTGCAGGCGGGCGTCGTGAAAGACCAGTTGAACGCTGCCATCGAGGCGCAGGGACTATTCTTCGCCCCCGAGTTGTCACCCTCCAACCGGGCCACGATCGGCGGCATGATCGCGACTGATGCGAGCGGACAAGGTTCGGTGCTGTACGGCAAGACACGTGATCACGTTCTCGAACTCAAGACCGTCCTGCTCGATGGGTCCACTTGGCATTCCCGCCCGCTGGACACGGCTGCGTTCGACGTGGCCAAGGCGCGTCCTGATCGCGTGGGCGCCATCCATCGATTGCTCGACCGCATCCGTGTCGATGATGCCGAACTGATTGCTTCGACGTTTCCCAAGCTCAATCGCTGCGTCACGGGGTATGACCTGGTCCACCTGTGTGACCATTGCGGGCGCTTCAATCTCAATTCGGTGCTGTGTGGGGCGGAAGGCAGCCTCGCTTTCGTCACCGAGGCCAAGATCTCGCTGACGCCCATCCCACGTTGTACGGCCCTGCTCAACATCCGCTACGACAGCTTCGACGCAGCGTTGCGCGATGCCGCTGCACTGATGAGACTCGAAGCTGCAGCAACCGAAACCGTCGATGCAACCGTCCTAGCTTTGGCGCGCAAGGATTCGATCTGGCTGGAGGTCGCAGAGTATTTTCCGGACGATGCTGCCGGTCCTCCTCAAGGCATCAATGTGGTCGAGTTCCTGGCCGACGACGAAGCGGCGCTTGCCGAGAAACTGGCGCGCGTGGAAGGCATGCTGGCGGTTGACCTGGGCCGGTCCGGCAGACGGGGCTACACAGTTGCTCACGGCGCAGTAGCTGCCAAAGCCATATGGTCCATGCGAAAGAAATCGGTGGGCCTTCTGGGGAATATGCCTGGAGAACGCCGTCCGGTGCCGTTTGTGGAAGACACGGTGGTCCCGCCCGAGCACCTTGCCGACTACATTGCCGAATTTCGCGCAGTGCTGGACCGGCGTGGGCTTGTCTACGGCATGTTCGGGCACGTCGATGCGGGCTGCCTGCATGTGCGTCCCGCCCTGGACATGAAAGACCCTGCGCAGGAAGCCTTGATTCGCGACATCACGGACGAGGTCGTCGCACTGACGCGCAAGTACCGCGGTGTTCTCTGGGGCGAACATGGCAAGGGATTTCGGTCGGAATACGCGCCTGAGTTCTTTGGTGATCTGTACTCGCGCATGCAGCAGATCAAGGCGGCGTTCGATCCGAACAATCAGCTGAACCCTGGCAAGATCGCAGCACCGCCGGGCCGCTCGCTGACGCGGATTGACGCCGTACGTACGCGCGGTGCGCTCGACAGGACCATCCCTATCGCGGTGCGCGCAGCCAACCAGGATTCGCTGCATTGCAATGGCAATGCAGCCTGTTTCAACTTCGATCCCGATGACGCCATGTGTCCATCGTGGAAAGGCACTCGCGAGCGTCGTCATTCACCGAAGGGACGTGCATCGCTGATGCGCGAATGGCTTCGTATGCTCGCCGAGCGTGGCGTCGATCCCTCAGACATTGCCGTCCGGGCACGCGGACAATCCGGCTGGCGCAATGTTATCGACGTTGTCCGACGGACAGTCAATAGCTGGTCGGCCCGGCAAGGAAAATCCGACTTTTCAACCGAAGTCAAAGAAGCCATGGATGGCTGCCTTGCATGCAAATCGTGCGTGGGTCAGTGTCCGATCAAGGTGGACGTACCCGCCTTCCGGTCGCGATTTCTTGAGCTGTATTACGGCCGATATCTAAGGCCTGCCAAAGACGGGCTTGTCGCTTCGCTTGAGCACTACTTGCCCGCTGCAGCCAAGGCGCCGCGTCTTGTCAACGGCGTCACGCAGAGTCGAGCGGGGCGGGCGGTGCTGGGCGGCGTGGGACTGGTTGCCCTGCCCGCGATGACAGGAATCGACTTGGTCGCAGAGGCCGCTCGTCGAGGCGCGCGCCTTGCATCAGCCGGACGCTTTGCAACGTTGACGGACGACGAGAAGACGCGAAGTGTCGCGATCGTTCAAGATGCGTTTACGTCGTTCTATGACACGAACGTGGTGCTAGACCTGTGCGAGTTGCTGACGGCGCTGGGCTTCCTGCCATGGCTGGTTCCCTACCGTCCCAACGGCAAGCCGCAGCACGTGCTGGGCTACCTGGGCAGGTTCAGCCAGACGGCAGCACGTAATGCGGACATGCTTAACGACCTTGCCACTGCGGGCGTGCCCTTGGTTGGCATTGATCCTTCCATGACGTTGGCCTATCGGACCGAATATGCCAAGACTCTCGGCGCCGACAACGCGCCCAACGTCATGTTGATTCAGGAATGGTTGGCCGCTCGACTTGAAACGATGCCCGCGTTTGATGCGGCAACCCGATCATCCTGGGCGCTGCTGCCGCATTGCACCGAACGCACCAACGCACCCGCAGCAACTGCGGCGTGGGTCGACGTAGGCGCGCGCCTTGGCGTGGATATCGAGGTCGTGGCCAGTGGATGTTGCGGCATGGCTGGCCTGTATGGTCACGAGCGTGTGAACCGTGGGCAGTCCGAACATATCTATGGCTTGAGCTGGGCGAAGCACGTTGCGAATCCGTCCCTGCAGGGACGCCTGGCAGCGACGGGCTATTCGTGCCGCTGCCAGGCGAAACTCGTCGACCAAGCCATGCTGCCGCATCCGGTCAGTGTGCTGCTTGCACAGTTCAGGGCAAACGTCGCTCACCGCGCGGCGTGGGCAAGCGAGATGCCTAGCTGA
- a CDS encoding tripartite tricarboxylate transporter substrate binding protein, with translation MVVGFAPGGGTDLMARKLLPFVQKRLGPKAQFVVVNKPGAAGEIANAHVKQAKADGYTLAVINVPGFLYVPMIKKSQYEPQDFTLIARVVDDPTLIVTRADSPVASFAGLLAAMRQQPGALSFGHNGVGTNGELALQLLKREAKVDVNAIPYKGTAAQKTDVLGGHLSFGLVSAGEVPELHGNGSGQLKALVQFGETRSSALPGVPTATEMGTKVTMSSERGFAAPKGVPAAIVKRLDVAIAESLRDPEFIAAASSDAPVLAYLGGEQWQQSLEKNKVALRALANAQPKE, from the coding sequence GTGGTGGTCGGCTTCGCGCCGGGCGGCGGCACTGACCTGATGGCGCGCAAGCTGCTGCCCTTCGTGCAGAAGCGGCTTGGCCCGAAAGCCCAGTTCGTCGTCGTCAACAAACCCGGCGCGGCTGGCGAAATCGCGAACGCGCACGTCAAACAGGCAAAGGCAGATGGCTACACCCTGGCGGTGATCAACGTGCCGGGTTTTCTGTACGTGCCGATGATTAAGAAATCGCAATATGAGCCGCAGGATTTCACGTTGATTGCGCGGGTCGTGGATGATCCGACACTGATCGTGACGCGGGCAGATAGTCCGGTCGCGTCGTTCGCCGGCTTGCTGGCTGCGATGCGTCAGCAACCAGGCGCTCTGAGCTTCGGTCACAACGGCGTCGGCACCAACGGCGAACTTGCCCTGCAATTGTTGAAGCGAGAAGCCAAGGTGGATGTAAATGCCATTCCCTACAAAGGCACCGCTGCACAAAAGACCGACGTGCTTGGCGGACACTTGAGCTTCGGCCTGGTCAGCGCCGGCGAAGTGCCGGAACTACACGGCAACGGTTCGGGACAACTTAAGGCGCTTGTTCAGTTCGGTGAGACCCGGTCTTCTGCCTTGCCAGGCGTTCCAACAGCGACTGAGATGGGAACCAAGGTCACCATGAGTTCGGAACGTGGTTTTGCCGCGCCGAAGGGCGTCCCTGCTGCAATCGTGAAGCGCCTCGACGTGGCCATTGCCGAAAGCCTGCGAGACCCGGAATTCATTGCTGCCGCGTCGTCGGATGCCCCGGTGCTGGCCTACCTGGGCGGCGAACAGTGGCAGCAATCGCTGGAAAAAAACAAGGTTGCCTTGCGCGCGCTAGCCAACGCCCAACCGAAAGAGTGA
- the prmC gene encoding peptide chain release factor N(5)-glutamine methyltransferase — translation MAAADVRSLIAASGLPVLEARVLMGHALHVNRAWLIAHDTDPLTDAQVSAYKQLAERRRAGEPVAYLLGEKEFMGHRFQVTPSVLIPRADTEVLVETALGDLEGKTLEGKSLKGESRPAVLDMGTGSGAIAISLALARPDADVVATDVSTDALAVAQKNAISLGALVRFAQGSWFDALNSAGLPAVYDVIVSNPPYISSGDAHLDQGDLRFEPRQALTDFRDGLEALRIIIAGARPHLHAGGSLWLEHGWDQAAAVRALLVEAGFQRVSSRRDLSDIERISGGYL, via the coding sequence GTGGCGGCAGCCGATGTCCGCTCGTTGATCGCCGCCAGCGGACTGCCGGTGCTGGAAGCCCGGGTGCTGATGGGCCATGCGCTGCACGTGAATCGGGCGTGGCTGATCGCACATGACACGGATCCGCTGACCGACGCTCAAGTAAGCGCTTACAAGCAACTGGCCGAACGCCGGCGCGCCGGTGAACCGGTGGCCTATCTGCTGGGCGAAAAAGAATTCATGGGACATAGGTTCCAGGTCACGCCGTCGGTGCTGATTCCCCGCGCCGATACCGAGGTGCTGGTGGAAACGGCCCTGGGCGATCTGGAAGGCAAGACGCTGGAAGGCAAATCCCTGAAAGGCGAGTCCCGCCCCGCCGTGCTGGACATGGGCACGGGCAGCGGCGCCATTGCGATTTCCCTGGCGCTGGCGCGGCCCGATGCCGATGTCGTTGCGACCGATGTAAGCACTGACGCCCTTGCGGTGGCGCAAAAGAACGCCATATCGTTGGGAGCCCTTGTACGTTTTGCGCAGGGCAGCTGGTTCGACGCGCTGAACTCGGCCGGCTTGCCGGCGGTCTATGACGTGATCGTGTCGAATCCGCCGTATATCTCGTCGGGCGATGCGCACCTGGACCAAGGGGATTTGCGTTTTGAACCGCGGCAGGCGCTGACGGATTTTCGCGATGGCCTTGAAGCCTTGCGGATCATCATTGCCGGAGCGCGGCCGCATCTGCATGCCGGGGGCAGCCTCTGGCTGGAACATGGTTGGGACCAGGCCGCCGCCGTGCGCGCGCTGCTGGTAGAAGCCGGATTCCAGCGAGTAAGCAGCCGCCGAGACCTGTCGGACATCGAACGGATTTCCGGCGGGTACCTATAA
- a CDS encoding hydroxyacid dehydrogenase — MNSSTPWRVARFDLWINPVFDERLKQEPSIAVTVAPTQGNDDHAWDVLTHAHVYQITAAKDELPLHFHAHRALLERCPDLLCVSSTGAGYDTVDVDACTRAGVLVVSQIGGNAAAVAEMTIGLMLAVSRRIVESDRKLRTVRGFSRESVMGRDIGGKTLGLVGIGHAGAKTAALAKAFGMQVMACDPLLTDDTVRSRGAEPVDLDTLVRTSDIVSLHCPRDESTLNLFDAARFASMKPGALFISTARGGIHDEHALAGALRTGHLAGAGLDVWDPEPPPLDHPLLSLDNVVATFHTAGVSHEGRHNVAAMAASQIIDMFKGVRAPRIVNPEVWDTFVQRSERARRDASVTA, encoded by the coding sequence ATGAATAGCTCGACACCCTGGCGTGTTGCACGCTTCGACCTTTGGATCAATCCGGTATTCGATGAACGGCTGAAACAGGAACCATCGATCGCGGTAACGGTTGCACCAACGCAGGGCAATGACGACCACGCGTGGGACGTCCTGACACATGCCCACGTCTACCAGATCACCGCCGCCAAGGACGAACTGCCGCTGCACTTTCATGCGCATCGGGCGTTGCTGGAACGCTGCCCTGATCTGCTATGCGTATCGTCGACTGGCGCCGGTTACGATACGGTCGACGTGGATGCGTGCACACGGGCAGGGGTCTTGGTCGTCAGCCAGATCGGCGGCAATGCCGCTGCCGTCGCGGAAATGACCATTGGCTTGATGCTGGCCGTGTCACGGAGAATCGTGGAATCCGACCGAAAGCTACGTACCGTTCGCGGCTTTTCGCGGGAATCGGTCATGGGGCGCGATATCGGCGGCAAGACACTGGGTCTGGTAGGCATCGGCCATGCCGGCGCGAAGACCGCCGCGCTTGCAAAGGCATTCGGGATGCAAGTAATGGCCTGCGATCCCTTGCTGACCGACGACACGGTCCGATCGAGAGGCGCCGAACCGGTGGACCTTGATACCCTGGTGCGAACGTCCGATATTGTGTCGTTGCATTGCCCTCGGGACGAAAGCACATTGAACCTGTTCGATGCGGCACGCTTTGCGTCGATGAAGCCAGGCGCGCTGTTCATCAGCACGGCGCGTGGCGGGATCCATGACGAACATGCCCTTGCCGGGGCTCTGCGCACGGGCCATCTTGCCGGCGCGGGCCTGGATGTATGGGACCCCGAACCACCCCCGCTCGATCACCCTTTGCTCAGCCTGGACAATGTGGTGGCGACATTCCATACCGCCGGCGTGTCCCATGAAGGGCGGCATAACGTGGCAGCGATGGCGGCGTCCCAGATCATCGACATGTTCAAAGGGGTCCGCGCCCCGCGGATCGTCAACCCTGAAGTGTGGGATACCTTCGTGCAACGCAGTGAACGCGCCCGCCGTGACGCGTCCGTTACAGCCTGA
- the hemA gene encoding glutamyl-tRNA reductase has product MSVDVLTFGLNHVSAPVSVRERVSLPIELLKPALAGLRSAFGGAVTEAAILSTCNRTEIYCAADSSVAEQLPAWLADFRQFDSSQLQPHLYRHMQDDAVRHAFRVASGLDSMVLGEPQILGQMKDAVRAAEDAGSMGTLLHQLFQRTFSVAKEVRSQTAIGSQSVSMAAASVRLAERVFGDLKECNVLLIGAGEMIELCATHLAAHRPKKMVVANRTVERAETLASKFSAGAMRLSELPDRLCEFDVIVSSTASSLPILGLGMVERATKTRRHRPMVMVDLAVPRDIEAEVGRLDDVYLYSVDDLGRLVQTATDARKAAVTQAEAIIETRVQNFMHWMDSREVVPVIQYMHQTADAVRAAELDRARKALARGDDPEQVMEQLAHGLTQKYLHGPLAALNHSDGADRKQLLALLPRLFTSRASRNDH; this is encoded by the coding sequence ATGTCTGTCGACGTCCTCACCTTTGGTCTGAATCACGTCTCTGCCCCCGTCTCGGTGCGCGAGCGTGTGTCGCTGCCTATCGAACTGCTCAAACCGGCGCTTGCGGGCCTGCGTTCGGCCTTTGGTGGCGCGGTGACGGAGGCAGCGATTCTGTCTACCTGTAATCGGACCGAGATCTACTGTGCGGCCGATTCCAGCGTGGCCGAGCAGCTGCCGGCGTGGCTGGCGGATTTCCGCCAGTTCGATAGCAGCCAGTTGCAGCCGCATCTGTACCGCCACATGCAGGACGACGCCGTCCGCCATGCGTTCCGGGTGGCCAGCGGGCTGGATTCGATGGTGCTGGGCGAACCGCAGATCCTGGGCCAGATGAAGGACGCGGTGCGCGCGGCGGAAGACGCCGGTTCGATGGGAACCTTGCTGCATCAGCTGTTCCAGCGCACGTTTTCCGTCGCCAAGGAAGTGCGGTCGCAAACGGCGATCGGGTCGCAATCCGTGTCGATGGCCGCGGCGTCGGTGCGCTTGGCCGAACGGGTGTTTGGCGATCTGAAAGAATGCAATGTGCTGCTGATCGGCGCGGGCGAGATGATCGAGCTCTGTGCGACGCACCTGGCTGCCCACCGTCCGAAAAAGATGGTGGTGGCGAACCGTACCGTGGAGCGGGCCGAGACGCTGGCGTCGAAGTTTTCGGCGGGCGCGATGCGGTTGAGCGAGTTGCCGGATCGGCTGTGCGAATTCGATGTGATCGTGTCCAGCACCGCCAGTTCGCTGCCTATCCTGGGACTCGGGATGGTGGAACGGGCGACCAAGACGCGCCGGCATCGCCCGATGGTGATGGTGGACCTGGCCGTGCCGCGCGATATCGAAGCTGAAGTGGGCCGGCTGGATGACGTCTACCTGTATTCGGTGGACGACCTGGGCCGGCTGGTGCAGACCGCGACCGATGCCCGCAAGGCGGCCGTGACGCAGGCCGAAGCCATCATCGAGACGCGGGTACAGAATTTCATGCACTGGATGGACTCGCGCGAAGTCGTGCCGGTGATCCAGTACATGCATCAGACTGCCGACGCCGTGCGCGCCGCCGAACTCGACCGGGCGCGCAAGGCGCTGGCGCGGGGCGACGATCCCGAGCAGGTCATGGAGCAGTTGGCCCATGGGCTGACGCAAAAATATCTTCACGGCCCGCTGGCCGCGCTAAACCATAGCGACGGCGCTGACCGCAAGCAGTTGCTGGCCTTGTTGCCGCGCCTCTTCACGTCACGCGCCTCGCGTAACGACCACTAG
- the prfA gene encoding peptide chain release factor 1 encodes MKASMRSRLEQLTRRLAELDGLLADPDTAQDMDTFRKLSRERSELEPVVVAFGAYTGTEEDLATAQQMLSDPDMKGLAEDELKSGKLRLEQLEAELQVLLLPRDPDDGRSLFLEVRAGTGGDESALFAGDLLRMYTRFAERNRWQVEVMSESESELGGYKEAIVRIAGDGAYGRLKFESGGHRVQRVPATETQGRIHTSACTVAIMPEADEVAEVNINTSDLRIDTFRASGAGGQHVNKTDSAVRITHLPTGIVVECQDDRSQHRNRDKAMKVLAARIKDKEVRERQAKEAAQRKSLVGSGDRSERIRTYNFPQGRITDHRINLTLYKLQNVLDGDLDEVISALASEHQAELLAALGDE; translated from the coding sequence ATGAAAGCATCGATGCGGTCCCGGCTCGAGCAGTTGACTCGACGCCTTGCCGAACTGGACGGCCTGCTTGCCGATCCGGACACGGCCCAGGACATGGACACCTTCCGCAAGCTGTCGCGCGAGCGCTCCGAGCTCGAGCCGGTGGTGGTGGCGTTCGGCGCGTACACGGGCACCGAAGAGGACCTGGCGACGGCGCAGCAGATGCTGTCGGACCCCGACATGAAGGGCCTGGCCGAAGACGAATTGAAAAGCGGCAAGCTGCGCCTGGAACAGCTGGAAGCGGAACTGCAGGTGTTGCTGCTGCCGCGTGATCCCGATGATGGCCGCAGTCTGTTCCTGGAAGTGCGCGCGGGCACCGGCGGCGACGAAAGCGCGCTGTTCGCGGGCGACCTGCTGCGCATGTACACCCGTTTTGCCGAGCGCAATCGCTGGCAGGTCGAGGTCATGTCCGAAAGCGAATCGGAACTGGGTGGCTACAAGGAAGCGATCGTACGGATCGCGGGGGATGGCGCCTATGGCCGGCTGAAGTTCGAGTCGGGCGGCCATCGGGTGCAGCGCGTGCCCGCGACCGAGACGCAGGGCCGCATCCACACGTCGGCATGCACGGTGGCGATCATGCCGGAAGCCGATGAAGTGGCCGAGGTGAACATCAATACCAGCGACTTGCGCATTGATACCTTCCGGGCCAGCGGCGCGGGCGGCCAGCACGTGAACAAGACGGATTCGGCCGTGCGGATCACGCACTTGCCGACCGGGATCGTGGTGGAGTGCCAGGACGACCGGTCGCAGCACCGGAACCGCGACAAGGCCATGAAGGTACTGGCCGCGCGGATCAAGGACAAGGAAGTGCGCGAGCGCCAGGCCAAGGAAGCCGCGCAGCGCAAGAGCCTGGTGGGATCGGGCGACCGGTCGGAACGAATCCGCACCTATAACTTCCCGCAGGGCCGGATTACCGATCACCGCATCAACCTGACGCTGTACAAGCTGCAGAACGTGCTGGATGGCGACCTGGACGAAGTGATTTCGGCGCTGGCGTCGGAACACCAGGCGGAGCTGCTGGCCGCGCTGGGCGACGAGTAA